One segment of Curtobacterium sp. MR_MD2014 DNA contains the following:
- a CDS encoding prepilin peptidase: MSAVWVLAALAGVLGLAIGSFLNVVVHRVPAGISVVAPASACPRCDHPIRRRDNVPVLSWLLLRARCRDCAAPISARYPAVEGATAVLFVLVALVVPQPLGATTVGEALGRTVMLAALLFLMAVSVALSLIDLDTHRLPNAVVYPAAVVLLVLLGAVSAVSGDWGALLRGLLGAVVLGGAYLVLALAVPGGMGLGDVKLAVVLGLVLAYLGWGPLAVGAFGGFLVGGTVAIALVAVGRARMGSGVPFGPSMLVGAWIGIVLGAPLWSAYLGLLGLS; this comes from the coding sequence GTGAGCGCGGTCTGGGTCCTCGCCGCCCTGGCCGGTGTGCTCGGTCTGGCGATCGGCTCCTTCCTCAACGTCGTCGTGCACCGTGTCCCCGCCGGGATCTCCGTCGTCGCGCCGGCGAGCGCGTGCCCGCGGTGCGACCACCCGATCCGCAGGCGGGACAACGTCCCGGTCCTCTCGTGGCTGCTGCTGCGCGCGCGGTGCCGCGACTGCGCCGCTCCCATCTCGGCCCGCTACCCCGCGGTCGAGGGCGCGACCGCGGTCCTGTTCGTGCTCGTCGCCCTCGTCGTCCCCCAGCCGCTCGGCGCCACCACCGTCGGCGAGGCCCTCGGTCGGACCGTGATGCTCGCCGCCCTGCTGTTCCTGATGGCGGTGAGCGTCGCGCTCTCGCTGATCGACCTCGACACGCACCGGCTGCCGAACGCCGTCGTCTACCCGGCTGCCGTCGTGCTGCTGGTGCTCCTCGGCGCGGTGTCCGCGGTGTCCGGGGACTGGGGCGCCCTGCTGCGCGGTCTCCTCGGCGCCGTCGTGCTCGGTGGTGCGTACCTGGTCCTGGCGCTCGCGGTCCCCGGGGGGATGGGGCTCGGCGACGTCAAGCTCGCCGTGGTCCTCGGCCTCGTGCTCGCGTACCTCGGATGGGGACCCCTCGCAGTGGGAGCTTTCGGCGGCTTCCTCGTCGGCGGTACGGTCGCGATCGCACTCGTCGCCGTCGGTCGCGCACGGATGGGCAGCGGAGTCCCCTTCGGGCCGTCGATGCTCGTCGGCGCCTGGATCGGCATCGTCCTCGGCGCACCCCTCTGGTCGGCCTACCTCGGGCTCCTCGGCCTCTCCTGA
- a CDS encoding PulJ/GspJ family protein, with translation MMRVLRRFRHEDDGVGLMELIVAMSISMVILVAVGGFFTATLRAGSTNTRSDQNARSASVVMNSLTRYVHAASLLPKADGTYASAVTQADGSRMTFTAFVNLDGNATDVPVQVRYSLNGAKGIVLDRWTGTTTKGFTTFPAPTQPPTTSTVLGGAVSSPTGDGDPLFTYLGANGTPLPTLADGSLATTQLGAVRAVRVNLELGAPTADTPGNTHIQNTLYLFNVAYGTNSGATP, from the coding sequence GTGATGCGGGTGCTCCGTCGCTTCCGGCACGAGGACGACGGCGTCGGGCTCATGGAACTCATCGTCGCGATGAGCATCTCGATGGTGATCCTCGTCGCGGTCGGGGGCTTCTTCACCGCGACGCTGCGTGCCGGGTCGACGAACACCCGGTCCGACCAGAACGCGCGATCGGCGTCGGTCGTGATGAACTCGCTCACCCGCTACGTGCACGCGGCGAGCCTGCTGCCGAAGGCGGACGGCACCTACGCGTCCGCGGTGACCCAGGCCGACGGTTCGAGGATGACGTTCACCGCCTTCGTGAACCTCGACGGCAACGCCACCGACGTCCCGGTGCAGGTGCGGTACTCGCTCAACGGGGCGAAGGGCATCGTGCTCGACCGGTGGACGGGCACCACGACGAAGGGCTTCACGACCTTCCCCGCACCGACGCAGCCGCCCACCACCTCGACCGTCCTCGGCGGAGCGGTGTCCTCCCCGACCGGGGACGGCGACCCGCTCTTCACCTACCTCGGTGCGAACGGGACTCCGCTGCCGACCCTCGCCGACGGTTCCCTGGCCACGACGCAGCTCGGAGCGGTCCGCGCCGTCCGCGTGAACCTCGAGCTCGGAGCCCCCACGGCGGACACCCCGGGCAACACCCACATCCAGAACACGCTGTACCTCTTCAACGTGGCGTACGGCACGAACTCCGGAGCGACACCGTGA
- a CDS encoding type II secretion system protein, with protein sequence MYFALMGKLDARRKGLLEDKEKGFTLIELLVVVIIIGILAAIAIPVYLNVQNNAKDATVKSDLANAKTAVIAFQTDKNGTLPTIAEFAVPATMTPYGYTKSTGTEFNYKPGATPDSFCIGGKGATGKWFNITATTAAADGNCA encoded by the coding sequence ATGTACTTCGCTCTCATGGGCAAGCTCGACGCTCGCCGCAAGGGCCTCCTCGAGGACAAGGAGAAGGGCTTCACGCTCATCGAACTCCTGGTCGTCGTGATCATCATCGGCATCCTCGCCGCGATCGCCATCCCGGTGTACCTGAACGTGCAGAACAACGCGAAGGACGCGACGGTGAAGTCCGACCTGGCGAACGCGAAGACGGCGGTCATCGCGTTCCAGACGGACAAGAACGGGACGCTGCCGACGATAGCGGAGTTCGCCGTTCCGGCGACGATGACGCCGTACGGCTACACGAAGAGCACGGGAACGGAATTCAACTACAAGCCCGGCGCGACGCCCGACTCGTTCTGCATCGGCGGCAAGGGCGCGACCGGCAAGTGGTTCAACATCACCGCCACCACCGCGGCCGCCGACGGCAACTGCGCCTGA
- a CDS encoding type II secretion system F family protein, which yields MSLAFDYRGRDGAGKLVKGRLDAASEGAVVQRLRGMGVSPIAITEAKPGTGLQTEIKIPGLEKGVGLKDLAIMSRQASTMLSSGLSLLRALTILAGQTENKKLKEILGKVRDDVERGVSFSDAVAKYPVDFPPIMINMIRAGETGGFLDQAMDSIATNFEKEHKLRSTIKSAMTYPVVVLVMSLLAVVVMLVFIVPIFQDMFASLGGQLPLPTRILVQLSHAMRWAGPILAVLVVVGWLWYRGNKNTDRFRAFRDPILLRMPVFGQLTKKIVIARFARNFSNMIGAGVPILQALKIVGEVSNNFVVQKALDRVAESVRKGESIAEPLAKENVFPPMVAQMIAVGEDAGSLEVMLEKIAIFYDSEVESTTESLTSLIEPLLIAFLGVVVGGMIVALYLPIFQISSLVK from the coding sequence ATGTCGCTCGCGTTCGACTACCGGGGCCGCGACGGCGCCGGCAAGCTCGTCAAGGGTCGGCTCGACGCCGCGTCGGAGGGCGCGGTCGTCCAGCGCCTGCGCGGCATGGGCGTCTCGCCGATCGCCATCACCGAGGCGAAGCCCGGCACCGGGCTGCAGACCGAGATCAAGATCCCGGGGCTCGAGAAGGGCGTCGGGCTCAAGGACCTCGCGATCATGTCGCGCCAGGCCTCGACGATGCTCTCGTCCGGGCTCTCGCTCCTGCGTGCGCTGACGATCCTGGCGGGCCAGACCGAGAACAAGAAGCTCAAGGAGATCCTCGGCAAGGTGCGGGACGACGTCGAGCGCGGCGTCTCGTTCTCGGACGCCGTCGCGAAGTACCCGGTCGACTTCCCGCCGATCATGATCAACATGATCCGCGCGGGGGAGACCGGCGGATTCCTCGACCAGGCGATGGACTCGATCGCGACGAACTTCGAGAAGGAGCACAAGCTCCGGTCGACGATCAAGTCGGCCATGACCTACCCGGTCGTGGTGCTCGTGATGTCGCTGCTGGCAGTCGTCGTCATGCTCGTCTTCATCGTGCCGATCTTCCAGGACATGTTCGCGTCGCTCGGTGGGCAGCTGCCGTTGCCGACCCGGATCCTCGTGCAGCTCTCGCACGCGATGCGCTGGGCCGGACCGATCCTGGCGGTACTCGTCGTCGTCGGGTGGCTCTGGTACCGGGGGAACAAGAACACGGACCGCTTCCGGGCGTTCCGGGACCCGATCCTGCTGCGGATGCCGGTGTTCGGGCAGTTGACGAAGAAGATCGTCATCGCCCGGTTCGCCCGGAACTTCTCGAACATGATCGGGGCCGGCGTCCCCATCCTGCAGGCATTGAAGATCGTCGGAGAAGTATCCAACAACTTCGTCGTGCAGAAAGCGCTCGACCGGGTCGCGGAAAGCGTCCGGAAAGGCGAATCGATCGCCGAGCCACTGGCAAAGGAGAACGTCTTCCCGCCGATGGTCGCGCAGATGATCGCGGTCGGCGAGGACGCCGGTTCGCTCGAGGTCATGCTGGAGAAGATCGCAATCTTCTACGATTCCGAGGTGGAATCGACCACGGAATCCCTGACGTCGCTCATCGAGCCGTTGCTCATCGCATTCCTCGGCGTCGTGGTCGGCGGCATGATCGTCGCGCTCTACCTGCCGATCTTCCAGATCTCCTCGCTCGTCAAGTAA
- a CDS encoding type IV pilus twitching motility protein PilT gives MNESVYDIEAGDDPVAGWHPGQPGNEVGGRRAARLAAAAAAAAASAPSASSSDRSPVPTSSSAVYDLSTEPAWGAPAAWGGSSAAATSSGSSWPPPAGDPVAVPVAQPQAAPATPPAAVPASTAAYGYAETVTEHLPVAPAVPTTSLQAVTTTTQGRAVDAGSHPEIGFTRHAREVADADLITALSQVVYQGASDLHVTADAPPTVRVDGSLRPAVPGGPWARNKVIAALKTLLSPEQAGQFDHEQELDFAYSLSPEFRFRVNYYQQRGNWGAAFRIIPTKIKTLKQLGIPEHVGEFAKLPRGLVLVTGPTGSGKSTTLAALIDLVNETRADHIVTVEDPIEFMHDHKKAIINQREVGADTHSFAAALKHVLRQDPDVILIGELRDLETISVALTAAETGHLVFATLHTQSAPGTIDRVIDVFPPHQQGQIRTQLAATLEGVVCQTLVPKANGTGRVVATEIMRTTPAIANLVREGKTYQITSAMQAGRDAGMHTMDQDLAELVNVGTVTRAAAMEKVHDEDGFDRLVQRVESPSDSSAAAIAASEIDFGDKYSGGH, from the coding sequence ATGAACGAATCGGTGTACGACATCGAGGCCGGCGACGACCCCGTCGCCGGATGGCACCCCGGACAGCCGGGCAACGAGGTCGGCGGTCGTCGGGCTGCGCGGCTCGCTGCCGCTGCTGCGGCCGCTGCGGCGTCAGCACCCTCGGCGTCGTCGAGCGACCGCTCTCCCGTGCCGACGTCGAGCAGTGCCGTGTACGACCTGTCGACCGAGCCCGCGTGGGGCGCACCGGCGGCGTGGGGCGGCTCGTCCGCGGCTGCGACCTCCAGCGGATCCTCGTGGCCGCCGCCCGCCGGCGACCCCGTCGCCGTCCCGGTCGCGCAGCCGCAGGCCGCGCCGGCCACGCCCCCGGCGGCCGTCCCCGCGTCGACGGCCGCGTACGGCTACGCCGAGACGGTGACCGAGCACCTGCCGGTGGCGCCCGCGGTACCGACCACGAGCCTCCAGGCCGTCACCACCACGACGCAGGGCCGCGCCGTCGACGCCGGCTCGCACCCCGAGATCGGCTTCACGCGCCACGCGCGCGAGGTCGCCGACGCCGACCTCATCACGGCGCTCTCGCAGGTCGTGTACCAGGGCGCCTCGGACCTCCACGTCACCGCCGACGCCCCGCCCACCGTGCGGGTCGACGGCTCCCTGCGGCCCGCGGTCCCCGGGGGACCCTGGGCACGCAACAAGGTGATCGCCGCACTGAAGACCCTGTTGAGCCCCGAGCAGGCCGGGCAGTTCGACCACGAGCAGGAACTCGACTTCGCGTACTCCCTGTCGCCGGAGTTCCGCTTCCGCGTGAACTACTACCAGCAGCGCGGCAACTGGGGCGCGGCCTTCCGCATCATCCCGACGAAGATCAAGACGCTCAAGCAGCTCGGCATCCCGGAGCACGTGGGTGAGTTCGCGAAGCTGCCCCGCGGCCTCGTGCTCGTCACCGGGCCGACCGGTTCCGGCAAGTCGACGACCCTCGCCGCGCTCATCGACCTGGTCAACGAGACCCGGGCCGACCACATCGTGACGGTCGAGGACCCGATCGAGTTCATGCACGACCACAAGAAGGCGATCATCAACCAGCGCGAGGTCGGGGCGGACACGCACTCGTTCGCCGCCGCGCTGAAGCACGTGCTGCGGCAGGACCCCGACGTCATCCTGATCGGTGAGCTCCGCGACCTCGAGACCATCTCCGTCGCGCTCACCGCGGCCGAGACCGGCCACCTCGTCTTCGCGACGCTCCACACGCAGAGCGCTCCGGGCACCATCGACCGCGTCATCGACGTGTTCCCGCCGCACCAGCAGGGGCAGATCCGAACGCAGCTCGCGGCGACACTCGAGGGTGTCGTCTGCCAGACGCTCGTGCCGAAGGCGAACGGCACCGGCCGGGTCGTCGCCACCGAGATCATGCGGACGACGCCGGCGATCGCGAACCTGGTGCGCGAGGGCAAGACGTACCAGATCACCTCGGCGATGCAGGCCGGCCGCGACGCCGGGATGCACACGATGGACCAGGACCTGGCCGAGCTGGTCAACGTCGGCACCGTCACGCGGGCTGCGGCGATGGAGAAGGTGCACGACGAGGACGGCTTCGACCGGCTCGTCCAGCGCGTCGAGTCGCCCTCCGACTCGTCCGCCGCCGCGATCGCCGCATCCGAGATCGACTTCGGCGACAAGTACTCCGGAGGCCACTGA
- a CDS encoding GspE/PulE family protein, translating into MATLSEILILNGALPIEHLDSMTGDEAIDERSIRTLVDQGVVSEAQYITARAASNNAHTVPLTDYPVDGTAVSMLPAALCRRHGVLGVGFEGETLVLAMVNPSNVLAIDDARTASGRSIKPLQVDERDLVSALDRYLRADDELNDLTSSFEDQSAAPTQQQVDLTDGALDDVPIVRFVNLLVSQAIQDHASDIHIEPGEHEVRVRYRIDGVLHEMAPAPKNIQNGVISRLKIMSDIDIAERRKPQDGRMSVRHGGRQIDLRVATLPTVWGEKVVMRILDNTNTSLTLKDLNLLEQNFQAYQRSYSKPYGMILVTGPTGSGKSTTLYTTLNAVAKPEINVITVEDPVEYRMAGINQVQVNPKAGLTFASALRSILRSDPDVVLLGEIRDHETAQIAIEASLTGHLVLSTLHTNDAPSAVTRLTEMDIEPFLVGSALDSVVAQRLARRLCDRCKAPAVYEAEQLHALGFLDRADVAVPEFFAPIGCAVCSNTGYRGRIALHEVMTVTEEIERLAVARASSAEISRVAQQQGMLTLRQDGWEKVKLGMTSVDEILRVVA; encoded by the coding sequence ATGGCCACGCTCTCCGAGATCCTCATCCTCAACGGCGCACTGCCGATCGAACACCTCGACTCGATGACGGGGGACGAAGCGATCGACGAGCGCTCGATCCGCACCCTGGTCGACCAGGGCGTGGTGAGCGAGGCGCAGTACATCACCGCGCGTGCGGCCTCGAACAACGCGCACACCGTCCCGCTGACCGACTACCCGGTCGACGGCACGGCGGTGTCGATGCTGCCCGCGGCGCTCTGCCGTCGGCACGGCGTGCTCGGGGTCGGGTTCGAGGGCGAGACGCTCGTGCTGGCGATGGTGAACCCCTCGAACGTGCTCGCGATCGACGACGCCCGCACCGCCTCCGGTCGCTCGATCAAGCCGCTGCAGGTCGACGAGCGCGACCTGGTGAGCGCCCTCGACCGGTACCTGCGCGCCGACGACGAGCTCAACGACCTGACCTCGTCGTTCGAGGACCAGTCGGCCGCCCCGACCCAGCAGCAGGTGGACCTGACCGACGGCGCGCTCGACGACGTGCCGATCGTCCGCTTCGTGAACCTGCTCGTGTCGCAGGCCATCCAGGACCACGCGTCCGACATCCACATCGAGCCGGGCGAGCACGAGGTCCGGGTGCGCTACCGCATCGACGGCGTGCTGCACGAGATGGCCCCGGCGCCGAAGAACATCCAGAACGGTGTCATCAGCCGGCTCAAGATCATGAGCGACATCGACATCGCCGAGCGTCGGAAGCCGCAGGACGGCCGCATGTCGGTGCGCCACGGCGGTCGGCAGATCGACCTGCGTGTGGCGACGCTGCCGACCGTGTGGGGCGAGAAGGTCGTCATGCGGATCCTCGACAACACGAACACGTCGCTGACGCTCAAGGACCTCAACCTGCTCGAGCAGAACTTCCAGGCGTACCAGCGGTCCTACTCGAAGCCGTACGGCATGATCCTGGTCACCGGGCCCACCGGTTCGGGCAAGTCGACCACGCTGTACACGACGCTGAACGCCGTCGCGAAGCCCGAGATCAACGTCATCACGGTCGAGGACCCGGTCGAGTACCGGATGGCCGGCATCAACCAGGTGCAGGTGAACCCGAAGGCCGGGCTGACGTTCGCGTCCGCGCTGCGCTCGATCCTGCGCTCCGACCCCGACGTGGTGCTCCTCGGTGAGATCCGCGACCACGAGACGGCGCAGATCGCGATCGAGGCCTCGCTCACCGGTCACCTGGTGCTCTCGACGCTGCACACCAACGACGCACCGTCGGCCGTCACCCGTCTGACCGAGATGGACATCGAGCCCTTCCTGGTCGGCTCCGCACTGGACTCGGTGGTCGCCCAGCGTCTGGCCCGCCGGCTCTGCGACCGGTGCAAGGCCCCGGCGGTGTACGAGGCCGAGCAGCTGCACGCGCTCGGGTTCCTCGACCGTGCGGACGTGGCCGTGCCGGAGTTCTTCGCGCCGATCGGCTGCGCCGTCTGCTCGAACACCGGCTACCGCGGCCGGATCGCCCTGCACGAGGTCATGACCGTCACCGAGGAGATCGAGCGGCTGGCCGTCGCGCGGGCCTCGAGCGCCGAGATCAGCCGCGTCGCCCAGCAGCAGGGCATGCTCACCCTCCGACAGGACGGGTGGGAGAAGGTCAAGCTCGGCATGACCAGCGTCGACGAGATCCTGCGCGTGGTCGCGTAG
- a CDS encoding VOC family protein, which translates to MDITSVTVGLPVSDIEASCLWYGAVFQRADPDLEPEDGVVEYEIGGIWLQLYLDADAERRPATVRFGVDDVRSQHARIGSLGIDVGPVECVDGAVDWFDVRDPDGNVLSLYSLVDEKGRTA; encoded by the coding sequence ATGGACATCACGAGCGTGACCGTGGGCCTCCCCGTCTCCGACATCGAGGCGTCCTGCCTCTGGTACGGCGCCGTGTTCCAGCGTGCGGACCCCGACCTGGAGCCCGAGGACGGCGTCGTCGAGTACGAGATCGGCGGCATCTGGCTGCAGCTGTACCTCGACGCGGACGCCGAACGGCGTCCGGCGACCGTCCGGTTCGGTGTCGACGACGTCCGGTCCCAGCACGCCCGCATCGGGTCGCTCGGCATCGACGTCGGCCCGGTCGAGTGCGTCGACGGTGCCGTCGACTGGTTCGACGTCCGCGACCCCGACGGCAACGTCCTCAGCCTGTACTCGTTGGTCGACGAGAAGGGCCGCACGGCCTGA
- a CDS encoding DNA-directed RNA polymerase subunit beta', translating into MLEATSFDAIRIGLATAEDIRQWSYGEVKKPETINYRTLKPEKDGLFGEQIFGPSRDWECACGKYKRVRFKGIVCERCGVEVTKSSVRRERMGHIELAAPVTHIWYFKGVPSRLGYLLDMAPKDLEKVIYFAAYMIIDIDEEGRHADMPGLENEMRLEIKNLEGQRDSIIADRLKKLEDDLAALEEEGAKADVKRRTKDTAEKEMSQVRKSFDEDITRLERVWEDFRNLKVGDLKPEDAVFHELQDRFGIYFDAYMGAEAIKLRLEAFDLAAEAESLRLQIAEGKGQKKIRAIKRLRVVSSFLATGNSPAAMVLDVVPVIPPELRPMVQLDGGRFATSDLNDLYRRVINRNNRLRRLLDLGAPEIIVNNEKRMLQEAVDALFDNGRRGRPVTGTGNRALKSLSDMLKGKQGRFRQNLLGKRVDYSGRSVIIVGPQLKLHQCGLPKQMALELFKPFVIKRLIDLSHAQNIKSAKRMVERSRPQVWDVLEEIIRERPVLLNRAPTLHRLGIQAFEPQLVEGKAIQLHPLVCAAFNADFDGDQMAVHLPLSVEAQAEARILMLASNNILKPSDGRPVTLPAQDMIIGLHHLTTVREGALGEGRAFSSVAEAILAKDQNTLHLNAMVKIRMSGVHFAEGEAPEGYEVGQPILLETTLGRALFNETLPADYPFVQRVTDKGTLSAIVNDLAERYSKTETAAALDRIKDAGFYWGTRSGVTVALSDVVTPPRKKEIIAGYEVQAAKVQGEFDKGLITDAERRADLIKIWTEATNEIAQEMRDNFPVDNTINRMVSSGARGNWLQVRNIAGMRGLVNNPKGEIIARPIINSYREGLTVAEYFIATHGARKGLADTALRTADSGYLTRRLVDVSQDVIIREDDCGTTRGLELPIATVGADGALVRDPRVENTVYSRTLATEAADAKGTVVAEAGSDVGDVLLDTLLEAGVESIKVRSVLTCESAVGVCAKCYGRSLATGNLVDIGEAVGIIAAQSIGEPGTQLTMRTFHTGGSASADDITQGLPRVTELFEARTPKGASPIAEAPGRVTIEDTDKGRRIILTPDNGDEPFIYPVLKRATLLIEDGQHVELGEQFIAGTVDPKEVLRVKGVREVQKHLVNGVQDVYGSQGVPIHDKHIEVIVRQMLRKVTVVDHGDTDLLPGELVDRSRYNALNRAALQEGRKTASARQEVMGITKASLATESWLSAASFQETTRVLTQAAMEGKQDHLVGLKENVIIGKLIPAGTGLSRYRDVDVAATEEAKAERYPNRIFADDSSFSDADLSFVDFDSFSSDDFTPGTYN; encoded by the coding sequence TTGCTCGAAGCAACGTCATTTGACGCCATCCGGATCGGCCTCGCGACCGCCGAGGACATCCGTCAGTGGTCGTACGGCGAGGTCAAGAAGCCGGAGACCATCAACTACCGCACCCTGAAGCCCGAGAAGGACGGTCTGTTCGGCGAGCAGATCTTCGGTCCGTCCCGCGACTGGGAGTGCGCCTGCGGCAAGTACAAGCGTGTCCGCTTCAAGGGCATCGTCTGCGAGCGCTGCGGCGTCGAGGTCACCAAGTCCTCGGTCCGTCGTGAGCGCATGGGCCACATCGAGCTCGCCGCCCCCGTCACGCACATCTGGTACTTCAAGGGCGTCCCGTCGCGCCTCGGGTACCTCCTCGACATGGCGCCGAAGGACCTCGAGAAGGTCATCTACTTCGCGGCGTACATGATCATCGACATCGATGAAGAGGGCCGTCACGCCGACATGCCCGGTCTCGAGAACGAGATGCGCCTCGAGATCAAGAACCTCGAGGGTCAGCGCGACTCGATCATCGCCGACCGCCTCAAGAAGCTCGAGGACGACCTCGCAGCGCTCGAGGAAGAGGGCGCCAAGGCCGACGTGAAGCGCCGGACCAAGGACACCGCCGAGAAGGAGATGTCCCAGGTCCGCAAGTCCTTCGACGAGGACATCACCCGCCTCGAGCGCGTGTGGGAGGACTTCCGCAACCTCAAGGTCGGCGACCTCAAGCCCGAGGACGCCGTGTTCCACGAGCTGCAGGACCGCTTCGGGATCTACTTCGACGCCTACATGGGCGCCGAGGCGATCAAGCTGCGGCTCGAGGCCTTCGACCTGGCCGCCGAGGCCGAGTCGCTGCGCCTGCAGATCGCCGAGGGCAAGGGTCAGAAGAAGATCCGCGCGATCAAGCGCCTGCGCGTCGTCAGCTCCTTCCTCGCCACCGGCAACTCGCCGGCCGCGATGGTGCTCGACGTCGTGCCGGTCATCCCGCCGGAGCTGCGCCCGATGGTGCAGCTCGACGGTGGCCGCTTCGCCACGTCGGACCTCAACGACCTCTACCGTCGTGTGATCAACCGCAACAACCGTCTCCGCCGCCTGCTCGACCTCGGTGCCCCCGAGATCATCGTGAACAACGAGAAGCGCATGCTGCAGGAAGCGGTCGACGCGCTGTTCGACAACGGTCGTCGTGGTCGTCCCGTCACGGGTACCGGCAACCGCGCCCTGAAGTCCCTGAGCGACATGCTCAAGGGAAAGCAGGGTCGCTTCCGCCAGAACCTGCTCGGCAAGCGCGTCGACTACTCGGGTCGTTCGGTCATCATCGTCGGCCCGCAGCTCAAGCTGCACCAGTGCGGTCTGCCGAAGCAGATGGCGCTCGAGCTGTTCAAGCCGTTCGTCATCAAGCGCCTCATCGACCTGTCGCACGCGCAGAACATCAAGTCGGCCAAGCGCATGGTCGAGCGTTCGCGTCCGCAGGTGTGGGACGTGCTCGAGGAGATCATCCGCGAGCGCCCCGTCCTGCTGAACCGTGCGCCGACGCTGCACCGTCTGGGCATCCAGGCGTTCGAGCCGCAGCTCGTCGAGGGCAAGGCCATCCAGCTCCACCCGCTCGTGTGTGCTGCGTTCAACGCGGACTTCGACGGTGACCAGATGGCCGTGCACCTGCCGCTGTCGGTCGAGGCCCAGGCCGAGGCCCGCATCCTGATGCTCGCCTCGAACAACATCCTCAAGCCGTCGGACGGCCGTCCGGTGACCCTGCCCGCACAGGACATGATCATCGGTCTGCACCACCTGACGACCGTCCGCGAGGGCGCGCTCGGCGAGGGCCGTGCGTTCTCGTCGGTCGCCGAGGCGATCCTGGCCAAGGACCAGAACACGCTGCACCTCAACGCGATGGTGAAGATCCGCATGTCGGGTGTCCACTTCGCCGAGGGCGAGGCGCCGGAGGGCTACGAGGTCGGTCAGCCGATCCTCCTCGAGACCACCCTGGGCCGTGCGCTCTTCAACGAGACGCTGCCGGCGGACTACCCGTTCGTCCAGCGCGTCACCGACAAGGGCACCCTCTCCGCGATCGTCAACGACCTCGCCGAGCGCTACTCCAAGACCGAGACGGCCGCTGCGCTGGACCGGATCAAGGACGCGGGCTTCTACTGGGGCACGCGCTCCGGTGTGACCGTGGCGCTGTCGGACGTCGTGACGCCTCCTCGCAAGAAGGAGATCATCGCGGGCTACGAGGTCCAGGCCGCCAAGGTCCAGGGCGAGTTCGACAAGGGTCTGATCACCGACGCGGAGCGCCGCGCCGACCTGATCAAGATCTGGACCGAGGCCACGAACGAGATCGCGCAGGAGATGCGCGACAACTTCCCGGTCGACAACACCATCAACCGCATGGTCTCGTCGGGTGCTCGTGGTAACTGGCTGCAGGTGCGCAACATCGCCGGTATGCGTGGTCTGGTGAACAACCCGAAGGGTGAGATCATCGCCCGCCCGATCATCAACTCGTACCGCGAGGGCCTGACCGTGGCGGAGTACTTCATCGCCACGCACGGTGCCCGCAAGGGTCTGGCGGACACGGCTCTCCGTACCGCCGACTCGGGCTACCTGACCCGTCGTCTCGTCGACGTGTCGCAGGACGTCATCATCCGTGAGGACGACTGCGGGACGACCCGTGGCCTCGAGCTGCCGATCGCGACCGTGGGTGCCGACGGCGCCCTCGTCCGCGACCCGCGCGTCGAGAACACCGTCTACTCGCGCACGCTGGCCACCGAGGCAGCGGACGCGAAGGGCACGGTCGTCGCCGAGGCCGGTTCGGACGTCGGTGACGTCCTGCTGGACACGCTGCTCGAGGCGGGTGTCGAGAGCATCAAGGTGCGCTCGGTCCTGACCTGCGAGTCGGCCGTCGGTGTCTGCGCGAAGTGCTACGGCCGTTCGCTCGCCACGGGCAACCTCGTCGACATCGGCGAGGCGGTCGGCATCATCGCCGCCCAGTCCATCGGTGAGCCCGGTACCCAGCTGACGATGCGTACCTTCCACACGGGCGGTTCGGCCTCGGCCGACGACATCACGCAGGGTCTGCCCCGCGTGACCGAGCTCTTCGAGGCCCGCACCCCGAAGGGCGCGTCCCCGATCGCCGAGGCCCCCGGCCGCGTCACGATCGAGGACACGGACAAGGGTCGTCGGATCATCCTCACGCCGGACAACGGCGACGAGCCGTTCATCTACCCGGTGCTCAAGCGTGCGACCCTCCTCATCGAGGACGGCCAGCACGTCGAGCTCGGCGAGCAGTTCATCGCCGGCACGGTGGACCCGAAGGAGGTCCTCCGGGTCAAGGGTGTGCGCGAGGTCCAGAAGCACCTCGTCAACGGTGTGCAGGACGTGTACGGCTCGCAGGGCGTGCCGATCCACGACAAGCACATCGAGGTCATCGTCCGCCAGATGCTCCGCAAGGTCACCGTCGTCGACCACGGCGACACCGACCTGCTGCCGGGTGAGCTCGTCGACCGGTCGCGCTACAACGCGCTGAACCGTGCGGCGCTGCAGGAGGGTCGCAAGACCGCCTCGGCTCGCCAGGAGGTCATGGGCATCACGAAGGCGTCCCTCGCGACCGAGTCGTGGCTGTCCGCCGCGTCCTTCCAGGAGACCACCCGCGTCCTCACGCAGGCGGCCATGGAGGGCAAGCAGGACCACCTCGTCGGCCTCAAGGAGAACGTCATCATCGGTAAGCTCATCCCCGCCGGGACGGGCCTCAGCCGGTACCGTGACGTGGACGTCGCCGCGACCGAGGAAGCCAAGGCGGAGCGGTACCCCAACCGCATCTTCGCCGACGACTCCTCGTTCTCGGACGCCGACCTGAGCTTCGTCGACTTCGACAGCTTCTCGTCGGACGACTTCACGCCCGGGACCTACAACTGA